A window from Pseudomonas frederiksbergensis encodes these proteins:
- a CDS encoding sensor histidine kinase, producing the protein MSDSGRADALLADLPRDGRGRLKVFLGAAPGVGKTYAMLQAAHTQLRQGVKVIAGVVETHGRAETEALLGGLPQQPLVRSEYRGVMLEEMDLDGLLAAKPKLVLVDELAHSNAPGSRHTKRWQDIQELLAAGIDVYTTVNVQHLESLNDKVRGITGVQVRETLPDWVLQEAYELLLIDLPPRELLERLRDGKVYVPEQARAAIDAFFTQTNLTALRELAMQTAAAQVDDDLTQGYRQLGQAAPAVRGRLLVGVDGDAQAERLVRHASRVAQRRHLPWSLVHVDNGSVRDEQSRLRLQSAQQLAERLGGEVVLLRAGEVAKTLIQHAAERRASLVLVGQSRQRLRRRLFGGGLASRLLRDARGLEINVLDSDHEQHQPRQRSAQSLVWFDYALALVATVLATALAWAVASVLPLPNISLVFLAAVLLVAVRSSLGPALACAALSFLTYDFLFIPPNFSFSIQREEDVLTLLFFLLMAALTGNLAARQRRQLQALRDTQEETTELLDLSRKLTAATDRQAVVSAAAQHLDGWSDLQLCLLNRDGQGGWKVETGGPLEFSEAERAAADWAWQHDQPAGAGTGTLPFGRWWWWPLSVEDGPLALLGVCAKEGQTLSGQRRRLLTALSQPLAQALARAQLAEDLEAARLHGETEQLRSALLASVSHDLRTPLTSMRGSIDSLLALGEAIPLEDRRELLEGTRDEAERLDRYIQNLLDMTRLGHGALKLARDWVSPADIVGSSLNRLRAVLAPLQVTTEVPPQLPLLYVHAALIEQALVNVLENAARFSPPHGRLQLRAGADDSELFFSVSDEGPGIPPEDREKIFDMFYTAARGDRGGQGTGLGLAICQGMVGAHGGRISVADGIEGRGTCITLHLPLQAQPTFEN; encoded by the coding sequence ATGAGTGACTCCGGCCGCGCCGACGCGCTGTTAGCAGACCTGCCCCGCGACGGCCGTGGCCGGCTCAAGGTTTTTCTCGGCGCCGCGCCCGGTGTCGGCAAGACCTACGCCATGTTGCAAGCGGCCCACACCCAACTGCGTCAGGGCGTGAAAGTCATTGCCGGCGTGGTCGAAACCCACGGTCGCGCCGAGACCGAAGCGCTGCTCGGCGGCTTGCCGCAGCAGCCGTTGGTGCGCTCGGAATACCGTGGCGTGATGCTCGAAGAAATGGACCTCGACGGCTTGCTCGCCGCCAAACCGAAACTGGTGCTGGTGGACGAACTGGCGCACAGCAACGCCCCCGGCAGCCGCCACACCAAGCGCTGGCAAGACATTCAGGAATTGCTCGCGGCAGGCATCGACGTGTACACCACGGTCAACGTCCAGCACCTGGAAAGTCTTAATGACAAAGTGCGTGGCATCACCGGTGTGCAGGTTCGCGAAACCCTGCCGGACTGGGTGCTGCAAGAAGCCTACGAGCTGCTGCTGATTGACCTGCCACCGCGCGAGCTGCTCGAGCGTTTGCGCGATGGCAAGGTCTACGTGCCGGAGCAGGCGAGGGCGGCCATCGACGCGTTCTTCACCCAGACCAACCTCACGGCCCTGCGCGAACTGGCGATGCAAACCGCTGCCGCTCAGGTCGATGATGATTTGACTCAGGGCTATCGCCAGCTCGGCCAAGCGGCGCCAGCGGTGCGCGGTCGCCTGTTGGTCGGCGTCGATGGCGATGCACAGGCCGAGCGTCTGGTGCGTCACGCCAGTCGCGTCGCCCAGCGTCGGCACTTGCCGTGGAGCCTGGTGCATGTGGACAACGGCAGCGTGCGAGACGAGCAGTCACGCCTGCGCCTGCAAAGTGCCCAGCAATTGGCCGAACGCCTCGGCGGCGAAGTGGTGCTGCTGCGCGCCGGCGAGGTGGCGAAAACCCTGATCCAGCATGCCGCCGAACGCCGCGCGAGCCTGGTGTTGGTCGGTCAGTCCCGGCAGCGTTTGCGTCGCCGGTTGTTCGGCGGCGGCCTGGCGTCACGGCTGCTGCGCGATGCGCGCGGGCTGGAAATCAACGTCCTCGACAGCGATCACGAACAGCATCAGCCGCGTCAGCGTTCGGCGCAGTCACTGGTGTGGTTCGACTACGCGCTGGCGCTGGTGGCGACGGTGCTCGCCACCGCATTGGCCTGGGCGGTGGCGAGTGTGTTGCCGCTGCCCAATATCTCGCTGGTGTTCCTCGCCGCGGTGTTGCTGGTGGCGGTGCGCAGCAGTCTGGGCCCGGCGCTGGCCTGTGCGGCGCTGTCGTTTCTGACCTATGACTTTCTGTTCATCCCGCCGAATTTTTCCTTCAGCATTCAGCGCGAAGAAGACGTGCTGACCTTGCTGTTCTTCCTGCTGATGGCGGCGCTCACCGGTAACCTCGCGGCCCGCCAACGGCGGCAATTGCAGGCGCTGCGCGACACTCAGGAAGAGACCACCGAACTGCTCGACCTGTCGCGCAAACTCACCGCTGCCACCGACCGCCAGGCAGTGGTCAGCGCAGCGGCCCAGCACCTCGATGGCTGGAGTGATCTGCAACTGTGCCTGCTCAATCGAGACGGCCAGGGCGGCTGGAAAGTCGAAACCGGTGGCCCGCTGGAGTTTTCCGAAGCCGAGCGCGCTGCCGCCGATTGGGCCTGGCAACACGATCAACCGGCCGGCGCGGGCACCGGCACGTTGCCGTTCGGGCGTTGGTGGTGGTGGCCGTTGTCGGTGGAAGACGGGCCGCTGGCATTGCTCGGTGTGTGCGCCAAAGAGGGCCAGACCTTGAGCGGCCAGCGTCGGCGTTTGTTGACCGCGCTCAGCCAGCCACTGGCCCAGGCACTGGCCCGCGCGCAATTGGCCGAAGACCTGGAAGCCGCCCGGCTGCACGGCGAAACCGAGCAACTGCGCAGTGCCTTGCTGGCCTCGGTATCCCACGATTTGCGCACGCCGCTGACTTCCATGCGCGGCAGCATCGACAGCCTGTTGGCCCTCGGTGAGGCGATCCCGCTGGAGGATCGCCGCGAACTGCTTGAAGGCACTCGCGATGAAGCCGAGCGCCTCGATCGCTACATCCAGAACCTGCTGGACATGACCCGCCTCGGGCACGGCGCCCTGAAGCTGGCGCGGGACTGGGTGTCGCCGGCCGACATCGTCGGCAGTTCGCTCAATCGTCTGCGCGCCGTGCTGGCGCCGTTGCAGGTGACCACCGAAGTGCCGCCGCAGTTGCCGCTGCTGTACGTCCACGCTGCGCTGATCGAACAGGCACTGGTCAACGTGCTGGAAAACGCCGCGCGGTTTTCACCGCCTCACGGTCGCCTGCAATTGCGCGCCGGGGCCGACGACAGTGAGCTGTTTTTTTCGGTGAGCGATGAAGGGCCGGGGATTCCTCCGGAGGATCGGGAGAAGATTTTCGACATGTTCTACACCGCCGCGCGCGGTGATCGTGGCGGGCAGGGCACCGGGCTGGGGCTGGCGATCTGTCAGGGCATGGTCGGTGCCCATGGCGGGCGGATCAGCGTCGCCGATGGCATCGAAGGACGAGGCACCTGCATCACTTTGCACCTGCCGTTGCAGGCTCAGCCGACCTTTGAAAATTAA
- a CDS encoding response regulator yields MSQTATILVIDDEPQIRKFLRISLVSQGYKVLEAGTGTEGLAQAALNKPDLLVLDLGLPDMDGQQVLREFREWSTVPVLVLSVRASEGQKVEALDNGANDYVTKPFGIQEFLARVRALLRQAPAGEAQQAALAFGPLTVDLAYRRVLLDGTEVALTRKEYAVLAQLARHPGRVITQQQLLKDIWGPTHTEDSHYLRIVVGHLRQKLADDPTQPRFIVTEAGVGYRLLSEDSL; encoded by the coding sequence ATGAGCCAGACCGCGACCATTTTGGTCATCGACGACGAACCGCAGATCCGTAAATTCCTGCGCATCAGCCTTGTTTCCCAAGGCTACAAAGTGCTGGAGGCCGGCACCGGCACCGAAGGCCTGGCCCAGGCGGCGCTGAATAAACCGGACTTGCTGGTGCTTGACCTCGGTTTGCCGGACATGGACGGCCAACAGGTGCTGCGCGAGTTTCGCGAGTGGTCGACGGTGCCGGTGTTGGTGCTCTCGGTGCGCGCCAGTGAAGGGCAGAAAGTCGAAGCGCTCGACAACGGCGCCAACGACTACGTGACCAAGCCGTTTGGCATTCAGGAGTTTCTCGCGCGGGTGCGTGCCTTGCTGCGTCAGGCTCCGGCGGGAGAAGCGCAGCAAGCGGCGCTGGCGTTCGGCCCGTTGACCGTGGATCTGGCGTATCGCCGGGTGTTGCTCGACGGCACCGAAGTCGCGCTGACCCGCAAGGAATACGCGGTGCTGGCGCAACTGGCGCGGCATCCAGGGCGGGTCATCACCCAGCAGCAATTGCTCAAGGATATTTGGGGGCCGACCCATACCGAGGACAGTCACTACCTGCGGATTGTGGTTGGGCACCTGCGCCAGAAGCTGGCGGATGACCCGACTCAGCCGCGATTCATCGTCACCGAGGCTGGGGTCGGGTATCGGTTGTTGAGTGAAGACAGTCTTTAG
- the kdpC gene encoding potassium-transporting ATPase subunit KdpC: MSTMIRPALSLLVLMTLITGVAYPLVVTGVAQVAFPDQANGSLVHDADGKVRGSSLIAQDFVGDTWFHPRPSAGAFATVSSSASNLSPSNPALATRVIDDANKLQVPGQGPVPLAMVTTSGSGLDPHLPPAAIAYQLARVAAARHLPVSTLQQLMDAHIEQPLVGPPVVNVLALNIALENL, from the coding sequence ATGTCCACAATGATCCGCCCGGCCCTGAGCCTGCTTGTCCTGATGACCCTGATCACCGGCGTCGCCTATCCACTGGTGGTCACCGGTGTCGCCCAGGTCGCATTCCCCGACCAAGCCAACGGCAGCCTGGTACACGACGCCGATGGCAAGGTCCGCGGCTCGTCGCTGATCGCGCAGGATTTCGTTGGCGATACCTGGTTCCATCCACGGCCATCGGCCGGTGCATTTGCCACCGTGTCGAGCAGTGCCAGTAACCTTTCTCCGAGCAACCCGGCGTTGGCCACTCGGGTGATCGACGATGCCAACAAACTGCAGGTGCCGGGCCAGGGGCCGGTGCCATTGGCGATGGTCACCACCTCCGGCAGCGGTCTCGATCCACACTTGCCACCGGCCGCGATTGCCTATCAACTGGCGCGTGTTGCAGCGGCGCGCCATCTGCCAGTATCTACGCTTCAACAGTTGATGGATGCGCACATCGAGCAGCCATTGGTGGGGCCGCCGGTGGTGAATGTGCTGGCGCTGAATATCGCGCTGGAAAATTTGTAA